The segment AACCGGCGTCTGCCCGCCGGCGAAGAGGCGCAGCACCGCCCCCGCGTGCAGGCAGGGGCAGTGCATGCGCACCTGCCGCGGCAGCCGCTGCTCGGCGATGCAGAAGCGGTCGAACGGACAGTAGGCCCAGCCTTCGGGCAGGGGGCCCTCGCCGCGGCGGGGCGCCAGCCGCGCCGCCAGCTCGTGTTCCAGCCCCGCGCGGAAGCCGGCGTCTGTTGCAACAGGCGCTTCCAGATCGCCCAGCAGCTGCTCCACGTCGTCCGCGTGCTGGGGTTCAAATCCGTTCATGGCTGCCGATCTCCCCGTTGATCGCGCCGCGATCGCCATAGGCGCGGCGGAAGGCATGCCGTGCCCGCGCCAGCAGCGACTCCGCGGCGTCCTCGGAAAGCTGCAACTGCCCGGCCAATTCGCGGCCGCTGAGCCGGTCAAGATACTTCAGTGTCAGCGCCTGCTGGTAGCGCGGGGGCAGGGCGCGCAGGGCAGCCAGCACCAGGCCGCGCCGTTCCTCGCGCTCGACCAGGTCACACGGATCGATCAGGTCGCGCGGCTCGGCCACGAAGGCGGAGCGGATCTCGCCCAGGCGTTGCAGGCGGCGGAAGTGGTCGGCTACTTTGTGGCGGGCGATGCCGCAGAGCCAGGTGAAGACCTCGGCGCGGCCGTCGAACCGCTCCAGGGCGCCGAACGCCGCCACCAGGCTCTCTTGCGTCAGGTCCTCGGCGGTTTGCTGGTCGCCGCCGACGCGGAAGAAGACGAAGCGATAGAGACGGTCGAGATAGGCGCTGGTGAAGATCTCCAGTGCCATGGCGTCGCCGTGCCGCAACCGGCGGAGGAGATCACTCTCATGGTCCGGGTCTGGCGGCGCCGGTTTCACATCGGTCCTCCGCGGCGCGCTCACCGCATTCAGATCGTTCGTCGCAGCAGGCGGGAATTTCCGTCGCTCGCCATTGATCGCGCCTGGGCGCCTGGGCGCAGCGGCTCAGGGCACGACCTGCACCACGCCCTTCATCCACGGGTGCAGGCTGCAGTGATAGGGCACGCTGCCGGCCGCGGCGAAGCTATGGCTGAAGTGGTCGCCGGCGTTCAGCACGCCCGAATCAAAGCTCGAGCCGTCATCGGC is part of the Dehalococcoidia bacterium genome and harbors:
- a CDS encoding sigma-70 family RNA polymerase sigma factor, producing the protein MSAPRRTDVKPAPPDPDHESDLLRRLRHGDAMALEIFTSAYLDRLYRFVFFRVGGDQQTAEDLTQESLVAAFGALERFDGRAEVFTWLCGIARHKVADHFRRLQRLGEIRSAFVAEPRDLIDPCDLVEREERRGLVLAALRALPPRYQQALTLKYLDRLSGRELAGQLQLSEDAAESLLARARHAFRRAYGDRGAINGEIGSHERI